A portion of the Selenomonadales bacterium genome contains these proteins:
- a CDS encoding YegS/Rv2252/BmrU family lipid kinase, whose translation MRKVVLVYNPVSGNSLFKHKLDEVFQVFGDEGICVIPYRTRKEGLTGFVELVQSVSPEGVLIAGGDGTVSLVVQEILCAKLDVAVGILPSGTSNDFARYVGLSGDLPSYARAVAENRTMMIDVGQVNDRYFINVVGAGLAAGVAHSVHADLKNTLGKMAYYLRGIGEVPRFRPMEIELEIDGVPYKELVLMFLVLNSGTVAGFPNVLPAKINDGMLDIVLVNQCSWAELVSLFVGILAGKDVRLHKCVQYYQAQSIKVCAEEEIESDIDGELGPYLPLEIKAVPAAVRLYITK comes from the coding sequence ATAAATTAGACGAAGTATTTCAAGTATTTGGCGATGAAGGGATCTGCGTCATTCCGTATCGCACGCGCAAAGAAGGTCTTACGGGATTCGTCGAACTCGTACAGTCCGTATCGCCCGAAGGTGTACTCATCGCGGGCGGTGACGGTACCGTCAGCCTCGTCGTGCAAGAGATCCTCTGCGCCAAACTTGATGTCGCAGTCGGTATCCTGCCGAGCGGAACGTCGAACGATTTCGCACGATATGTAGGTCTGAGTGGTGACCTGCCGTCTTATGCACGCGCCGTTGCCGAAAACCGCACCATGATGATAGACGTCGGTCAAGTTAATGACCGCTACTTCATCAACGTCGTCGGTGCAGGTCTTGCCGCAGGTGTTGCACACTCTGTTCATGCAGACCTCAAAAACACGCTCGGCAAAATGGCATACTATCTCCGCGGTATCGGCGAAGTACCGCGATTCCGCCCGATGGAGATCGAACTTGAGATAGACGGCGTACCGTACAAGGAACTCGTACTCATGTTCCTCGTCCTCAACAGCGGTACCGTAGCAGGCTTCCCCAACGTCCTCCCTGCCAAGATCAACGACGGGATGCTCGACATCGTACTCGTCAATCAATGCAGCTGGGCAGAGCTCGTATCGCTTTTCGTTGGTATCCTCGCGGGCAAAGACGTTCGCCTGCATAAATGTGTCCAGTATTATCAAGCACAGTCCATCAAAGTATGCGCAGAAGAAGAAATCGAAAGCGACATCGACGGCGAACTCGGCCCGTACCTCCCGCTCGAGATCAAAGCTGTTCCCGCCGCCGTCAGACTCTATATAACAAAATAA